From Ignisphaera aggregans DSM 17230, the proteins below share one genomic window:
- a CDS encoding cobalamin (vitamin B12) biosynthesis CbiM protein (COGs: COG0310 ABC-type Co2+ transport system permease component~InterPro IPR002751~KEGG: tpe:Tpen_1739 cobalamin (vitamin B12) biosynthesis CbiM protein~PFAM: cobalamin (vitamin B12) biosynthesis CbiM protein~SPTR: A1S104 Cobalamin (Vitamin B12) biosynthesis CbiM protein~PFAM: Cobalt uptake substrate-specific transmembrane region~TIGRFAM: cobalamin biosynthesis protein CbiM): MHIPDGFLDPYTAIVTYIVMIIFLVIAVLKTSKTLEIRGLSLAITLAAFIFVAQMIAWPIPGGTSLHMVGGALSAILLGPWMGFIVMFIVLLVQCLVFHDGGITALGANVLNMGIVATFTGYLIYKAIVYSMDRMGIGIGESRFLAGLLSGWISLGLAGTVCGIEIGISGEILNRLGYSLAISVPTMAIWHFILGIVEGFITGSIVSYIRSRNIIPIAAETR; this comes from the coding sequence ATGCATATACCAGATGGATTTTTAGATCCATATACAGCTATTGTAACATATATAGTAATGATAATATTCCTTGTTATAGCAGTTCTAAAGACCTCCAAAACACTGGAGATCAGAGGTCTTAGTTTGGCGATAACACTAGCTGCATTTATATTTGTTGCACAGATGATTGCATGGCCTATTCCAGGGGGTACAAGTCTTCACATGGTTGGAGGTGCTTTATCAGCAATCTTGTTAGGTCCGTGGATGGGTTTTATAGTGATGTTCATAGTATTATTAGTGCAATGCCTAGTGTTTCACGATGGTGGGATAACAGCTTTAGGTGCAAATGTTCTTAACATGGGTATTGTAGCTACATTTACTGGTTATCTCATTTACAAAGCTATAGTTTATTCAATGGATAGAATGGGTATAGGGATAGGAGAATCGAGATTTTTAGCAGGATTATTATCGGGTTGGATAAGCCTTGGTTTAGCAGGTACTGTATGCGGAATTGAGATTGGTATTAGTGGTGAGATACTTAACCGCCTTGGATATAGCTTGGCTATAAGTGTTCCAACAATGGCTATCTGGCATTTTATCTTAGGTATTGTTGAAGGATTTATTACAGGTTCTATTGTTAGCTACATAAGGTCAAGAAATATTATTCCTATAGCTGCTGAAACAAGGTGA
- a CDS encoding ABC transporter related (COGs: COG1122 ABC-type cobalt transport system ATPase component~InterPro IPR003439:IPR003593~KEGG: smr:Smar_0005 ABC transporter related~PFAM: ABC transporter related~SMART: AAA ATPase~SPTR: A3DKF9 ABC transporter related~PFAM: ABC transporter), with amino-acid sequence MKIELIDVYYRYPGQQEYALKNINIVFEAGKIYLVTGPNGAGKTTLLLVTAGLLKPEKGDVILNGVSLFKQLPGARRLFGFLFQNPDLMLFNPTVYDEITYSIRQICNDEERIKSRVKELLKFFEIDENILSRPIHTLSYGYKKIVALMSILIYNPKILLLDEPHTNLSRKFVEKLKKVIVLNRESGGITIIASHNRNIYRGLADYIIHISNGEIVKIYNIYS; translated from the coding sequence TTGAAGATAGAGCTTATAGATGTGTACTATAGATATCCAGGACAACAGGAGTATGCTCTAAAGAATATAAATATTGTGTTTGAAGCTGGAAAGATATATCTAGTTACAGGACCTAATGGAGCTGGTAAAACAACACTTCTACTTGTTACAGCAGGTTTGTTAAAGCCTGAGAAAGGAGATGTTATTCTCAATGGCGTATCACTATTTAAACAATTGCCAGGAGCTAGAAGACTCTTCGGTTTTTTGTTTCAGAATCCTGATCTAATGCTATTCAATCCTACTGTATATGATGAGATAACATATTCAATTAGACAGATATGCAATGATGAAGAACGGATTAAATCTAGGGTAAAAGAGTTGTTAAAGTTCTTTGAAATAGATGAAAATATATTGTCTAGACCTATACATACTCTTAGCTATGGATATAAAAAGATTGTGGCATTAATGTCAATCCTTATATACAACCCAAAAATACTTCTTCTAGATGAACCACATACAAATCTATCTAGGAAATTTGTAGAGAAGTTGAAAAAGGTAATAGTATTAAATAGAGAGAGTGGGGGTATAACAATTATAGCGAGCCACAATAGGAATATCTATAGAGGTCTTGCTGACTATATAATACATATTAGTAATGGAGAGATTGTAAAGATATATAACATATATTCATAG
- a CDS encoding protein of unknown function DUF711 (COGs: COG2848 conserved hypothetical protein~InterPro IPR007841~KEGG: pis:Pisl_0759 hypothetical protein~PFAM: protein of unknown function DUF711~SPTR: A1RSK3 UPF0210 protein Pisl_0759~PFAM: Uncharacterized ACR (DUF711)), producing the protein MPRIFAPEEISEVVEMLLFHDLDIRSVTLGLNIQDCISSNTEEMISCIEGKIDVYSRKLVDAVHTVEKELGVKIVTKRIALTPISILLEPIAKRGYEYAKQIAIEIAKHIDTIAINSGIDYVGGYAAFVHKGITGGDRVLMDTIPDVLANTKTVAAMVNVASTLTGINMDAIRIVSEKIIETSRKTPKGIGCTRLVIMANAPEDNPFIPGAYHGLGEHEAVVNVAVSGPGVIEAVVTRIGHNVDLRTLHDTIKRTAFKITRLGELVGRRVAKLMGVEFGIVDLSLAPSPKIGDSVARILEAMGIEVAGAPGSIAALYILVDAVKKGGAMASSSIGGLSGAFIPVSEDWGMSRAAELGAINIDRLEAMMAVCNTGLDMVAIPGDTPPDIIAGIIADVMAIAIALDKALGVRIIPVPGAKPGEKIDFGGLLGSTTVINVSRYSPKSFIERGGLIPPSTRRLDKG; encoded by the coding sequence ATGCCTAGAATATTTGCTCCAGAGGAGATAAGTGAAGTAGTAGAGATGCTATTGTTTCACGACCTAGATATAAGATCTGTAACCCTAGGACTAAATATACAGGATTGTATATCTAGCAATACTGAGGAGATGATTAGCTGTATTGAGGGTAAGATCGATGTATATTCAAGGAAGCTTGTTGATGCTGTACATACTGTTGAGAAGGAGTTGGGTGTAAAGATAGTTACAAAGAGAATAGCACTTACACCAATATCAATTCTCCTAGAGCCTATAGCAAAGAGAGGATATGAATATGCAAAGCAGATAGCTATTGAAATAGCCAAGCATATAGATACAATAGCGATTAATAGTGGTATAGATTATGTTGGTGGTTATGCAGCTTTTGTTCATAAGGGAATTACAGGTGGAGATAGAGTATTGATGGATACTATCCCAGATGTTCTAGCTAATACAAAAACTGTTGCAGCTATGGTAAATGTTGCTTCAACATTAACAGGTATAAATATGGATGCTATAAGAATTGTAAGTGAGAAGATAATTGAGACCTCTAGAAAGACTCCAAAGGGTATTGGATGTACAAGACTTGTTATAATGGCTAATGCCCCTGAAGACAATCCATTTATTCCAGGTGCATACCACGGTTTAGGGGAGCATGAAGCCGTTGTCAATGTTGCTGTAAGTGGACCTGGTGTTATTGAAGCTGTTGTTACTAGAATTGGACATAATGTTGATCTAAGGACTCTCCACGACACTATAAAGAGGACAGCATTTAAGATAACAAGACTTGGAGAACTTGTTGGGAGAAGAGTTGCAAAGCTTATGGGAGTAGAATTTGGTATTGTTGATCTCTCACTTGCACCATCTCCAAAGATAGGTGATAGTGTTGCTAGAATTCTAGAGGCTATGGGGATAGAGGTAGCTGGTGCACCAGGAAGTATAGCTGCACTCTATATACTTGTCGATGCTGTTAAGAAAGGTGGTGCAATGGCTTCATCTAGTATTGGTGGATTGAGTGGAGCTTTTATACCTGTTAGCGAGGATTGGGGGATGAGTAGAGCAGCAGAACTAGGCGCAATAAATATTGATAGATTAGAAGCTATGATGGCAGTATGTAACACAGGTCTTGATATGGTTGCAATACCGGGGGATACACCACCAGATATTATTGCAGGTATAATAGCAGATGTAATGGCTATAGCAATAGCATTAGATAAAGCCCTAGGTGTAAGAATAATACCTGTACCAGGAGCAAAACCAGGTGAGAAAATAGATTTTGGAGGTCTTCTAGGATCTACAACAGTTATCAATGTATCTAGATATAGCCCTAAATCATTCATAGAGAGAGGAGGTTTGATACCACCATCAACAAGAAGATTAGATAAAGGTTAA
- a CDS encoding ACT domain-containing protein (COGs: COG3830 ACT domain-containing protein~InterPro IPR002912~KEGG: tne:Tneu_0912 hypothetical protein~PFAM: amino acid-binding ACT domain protein~SPTR: B1YDI6 ACT domain-containing protein~PFAM: ACT domain), which translates to MGSEENMAVIVVIGADRPGIVAGITGVIAKHNVNIVDISQTVVRGIFSMIMIVDLSTGDIDLPKLREELVAKGRELGVEVAVNHIAVFRAMQRV; encoded by the coding sequence ATGGGTAGTGAGGAGAATATGGCTGTTATAGTTGTTATAGGTGCTGATAGACCTGGTATTGTTGCAGGGATAACAGGTGTTATAGCTAAACACAATGTGAATATTGTTGATATTTCACAGACTGTTGTAAGAGGAATATTCTCAATGATTATGATAGTCGATTTATCTACAGGTGATATAGATCTACCTAAGCTAAGAGAAGAACTTGTAGCTAAGGGTAGGGAGCTTGGGGTTGAAGTAGCCGTTAATCATATAGCGGTATTTAGAGCTATGCAGAGGGTATAG
- a CDS encoding hypothetical protein (KEGG: smr:Smar_0004 cobalt transport protein~SPTR: A3DKF8 Cobalt transport protein), which yields MDYSIIVREVADTLENITWGLNKSYSNKINSLTIFIASIMLTITGAYSSSYILKLIIIIFSLSILISLSNIGILKNALKTYLYVNTFAFFLGLPTLFIYRSSDVLISILETMLTVTAASSPMIVLFILIGLRNIVKALGYFSKHLETIVSIFIALIPKLSRIVSDIIIARMSRNIGGNNIRSTWSILSISIADAIVHTNALSQNLTLAIMSRDIGSNENSKTCIGFKPLDIILLLATSYVMVLGLVVLK from the coding sequence ATGGACTATAGTATAATAGTTAGAGAGGTTGCTGATACTCTTGAAAATATCACATGGGGTCTAAATAAAAGTTATAGCAATAAGATAAATAGCTTGACTATTTTCATAGCATCTATAATGCTAACAATAACAGGTGCTTATAGCAGTAGCTATATACTTAAGCTTATCATCATAATATTTTCATTATCTATACTAATATCATTATCAAATATTGGAATCCTTAAAAATGCTCTAAAGACTTATCTCTATGTAAATACATTTGCATTTTTTCTAGGGCTCCCAACACTATTTATCTATAGAAGTTCAGATGTATTGATATCTATTCTAGAGACAATGCTCACAGTTACAGCTGCTTCATCCCCAATGATAGTATTATTCATATTGATAGGGTTGCGAAATATTGTTAAAGCTCTAGGCTATTTCTCAAAACATCTTGAGACTATAGTGTCAATTTTCATAGCTTTAATACCAAAGTTATCGAGAATTGTTAGCGATATAATAATAGCGAGAATGTCTAGGAATATAGGTGGCAATAATATTAGAAGCACATGGAGCATTTTATCGATATCTATAGCAGATGCCATAGTCCATACCAATGCCTTATCACAAAATCTTACCTTAGCAATAATGTCTAGAGACATTGGTTCTAATGAGAATAGTAAAACATGTATAGGATTTAAACCTTTAGACATAATATTATTGTTAGCTACATCATATGTAATGGTGTTGGGCTTAGTGGTGTTGAAATAG
- a CDS encoding cobalamin biosynthesis protein (KEGG: tpe:Tpen_1740 cobalamin biosynthesis protein~SPTR: A1S105 Cobalamin biosynthesis protein), whose product MVLSRKQLFILIILLIISPIFGVWLANILGYTEPLDRVAEELNLSEWEGFNWTPFKDYTVPGLPDWLGYIISGAIGIAIIIGIGYVIRFFIGRR is encoded by the coding sequence ATGGTGTTGAGTAGGAAACAGCTATTTATACTAATTATACTTCTTATCATCAGCCCTATATTTGGAGTTTGGCTTGCGAATATCCTAGGCTATACAGAGCCCCTTGACCGTGTTGCAGAAGAGCTTAATTTATCTGAGTGGGAGGGGTTTAACTGGACACCATTTAAAGACTATACAGTTCCAGGTTTACCAGATTGGCTTGGATATATTATTTCTGGAGCTATAGGTATTGCAATCATTATAGGGATAGGATATGTCATAAGATTTTTTATAGGTAGGAGGTAG
- a CDS encoding conserved hypothetical protein (KEGG: pcl:Pcal_1303 hypothetical protein~SPTR: A3MVR0 Putative uncharacterized protein): MSIETAELRARLLKLLEEDTEFRYAVAGLIGLGEILRRLERHEEELKKIWEEIARLREDMNRGFERYDQQIAKLWNEIAKLREDMVKGFERHDMELAKLREDLNRPREDFNRAIQLFEKLGG; encoded by the coding sequence ATGTCTATAGAGACAGCTGAGCTTAGGGCAAGGTTGTTGAAGCTTTTGGAGGAGGATACAGAGTTTAGATATGCTGTAGCTGGTCTTATAGGTTTGGGAGAGATTCTTAGGAGGCTTGAGAGACATGAGGAGGAACTTAAGAAGATCTGGGAGGAGATCGCAAGATTAAGGGAGGATATGAATAGAGGATTTGAGAGATATGATCAGCAGATTGCAAAACTATGGAACGAAATTGCAAAACTGAGGGAAGATATGGTAAAGGGTTTTGAGAGACACGATATGGAATTAGCAAAGTTAAGAGAGGATTTGAATAGACCTAGGGAGGATTTCAATAGAGCTATCCAGTTATTTGAGAAGCTTGGAGGGTGA